Genomic window (Syntrophobacterales bacterium):
CTACCGCCAGACTGGAGTACTATAAAGCACCTGCGGCTCTTCCCGTTGTCGAGCACAGTTCGCTGAAGCTCGATTTGCGCAGGAGAGACTTTACTATTAATACTTTAGCCATATCTCTCAATAAGAACAATTTCGGTCAGCTGATAGATTTCTTCGGCGGACAACGCGATATTAAAGATAAGACAATCAGAGTGCTCCACAGCCTGAGTTTTGTCGAAGATCCCACAAGGGTGTTCAGGGCGGTCCGGTTTGAGCACAGATTCAATTTCCAGATCGGCAAACACACCATGAATCTCATCAGAAATGCCGTAAAGATGAATTTCATGGCAAAAATCAGAGACAAGAGGCTTTGGGCGGAGATTTCCATTATTTTACTCGAAGAAGAGCCTGATAAGATACTGAGAAGACTTCAGGAGTTTGACTTGTTGAAATTTATTTCGCCCAATCTCGTTTTCAATAAAGATAAAGAGCGGTTGTTTCATCAGATGCATGACGTTTACAGATGGTTTGAGCTCCTTTACAAGGGCGGGGTCTGCGAGAGGATCCCCTATTACGTGCTGGGACTCGTAGACCACATGAAACCTGAAGAGGTCGTCGATTTTTGCAGAAAAACTGAAATGGCGGACAGGTTGCGTAAGAAAACTGTGGATAATATAGCGAAAATGAGAGATACGCTGGCTGGCTTGTCGTACGGAGAATCTGCGATGAAAAAAAGCGAGGTCTACAGAATGTATGAGGATCTCTCTCGGGAAGCAAGGCTCTTTATGATGGCACGAACCAGATCTGAAGAGGTGAAAAAATCAATATCGAATTACATCACTTACAATGAAACTATGAAACCCTCACTCACCGGCGAAGACCTGAAACAACTGGATATCAAAGAAGGTCCTGTTTACAGGGAAATTCTGGATAAACTGTGGGAAGCGAAGATTGACATGAATTTAAAGACAAAAGACGAAGAGATAGCCTTCGTAAAGATCTACCTGTCGGGAAAGGAGATCGCCTCTTGAGCGCATCTCTAACCCCACTTGAAGTCAGCGTTGAATGTTACGAGGGACCTCTGGCCGTACTTGTCACTCTCATAAGAAAAAACAAAGTGAGCATTTGGGAAGTTCCTCTCGCCTCTATTACGGAAAGGTTTCTTCAATACGTTGAGTTGGTGGCTGAAATGAACCTCCGCATTGCTGAAGATTTTATCGAAATGGCCTCTCTTCTTATCTTCATTAAGTCAAAGATGCTTCTCCCTGTAGAGGACCGAGACCAGGAAAATAGCCATGAAGAAGAACTGGTCGAGAGGATAATTGAGTACGAAAAAATCAAGGAAATGTCAAATGCTATTGCCGCCTTGCCTATGCTCAATAGAGATTTATTTGTACGAGGATTAAAAACCATTAACCGGGAGGCAGATTATGACCTTCTAGAGCTTTCCCACATGTTCTTTGAGCTTATGACAAACAAGGAAGAGCGGTACATCGAGATTAAGGAAATAAGGCCTACCCTAGAAGAAAAAATGACCACATTGAAAGCTATGCTCGAGGCATCGGGTCTCTATGTATGGAGCATAGACGGTGGCGAGGGCCAGAATGAAAAAATAGCAACTATTCTGGGAATGCTTGAACTGACGAAGACGAAGTTTGCCACCCTACTTCAGAGGAGACCATTCGGAAAAGTTATCCTGCGCAAAAGGGACTACAACGAACACATTACGAAAGGTGGTTTACATGTCGAGGGGTAAAAAAACAATCTTTTTCCTTGTAATTATTGTCACACTGGTCTTTGTAGGAGCTTTTGCCATAGGCGTCGTCGGCAAGGGATCGGGTGAAAAGTTTGGGGTTGTTGAAATAGAGGGTGTCATAACTCAATCAGGGGACACCATGGCCGATATGGTCAGATTCAGCGAAGACGCTTCTATAAAAGGGGTTATTGTTAGGATAAATTCACCAGGTGGATCAGTAGGACCGACTCAAGAAATTTACAGAGAAATGATAAAGCTGCGGGAGAAAAAGAAGGTATTCGTATCCATGGGCGGAATATGCGCCTCCGGGGGCTATTACATCGCATCGGCCGGGGAAAAAATATACGCGAGCCCTTCAACCATTACGGGAAGCATAGGCGTCATAATGGAGCAGATGGTTATTGAGGATCTTTTAAAAAAGATAGGGGTGCAACCGAATACGCTTAAAGCAGGCGAGTATAAAAACGTTGGTTCCCCTTTTAAAAAAATGACAAGCAAAGAGAGGGAGTATCTGGACCGAATAATGACAAGCATTCACGAGCAATTCATCTCCGATGTCGCCGTAGGCAGGAAAATGGATGTCGAATCCGTAAGAAAGCTTTCGGACGGACGAATCTACACAGGCACCCAGGCCAAAGAAGCCAAACTAGTGGATAACATAGGCACATTATACGACTGCAGGGACGATCTCAAAACAACACTCAACATCAAAAGAAAGCCGGTGCTCATATATGGCAAGAGACCTTTCTCTTTCGCAAAATGGTTCTTTTCCTCTTTTGCAAGAGAAATGATCTCCCAGTCCACAGCGTCGCCTTTCAAATTCCTGTTCAAGGGAAATGCGGGGTTCTAAGGCAGATGGCATTGCATGACTTCAATCACCCCACCGTGAGAGGTTTTGATTTCTATACCCTTCTTTGTGCTTGCCCTGCTAGCCTCTTCCCACGTAGTTCTTGCGTCCTTACGGACTACTGACCCGCCGATGTTCCTCACGAGTTGCTCTTTTGCTGGTATCCCGCTTCAATCCGCCCAATTACTCATTGTGGCGGGCAACAAATCGAGATTAAACTCCGTTGCAGTTTATGCTGCGAAAAGGAAACCGTATGGATGGATTGCTTCATTTCCTCCTATAGATGCAACCATCGGCCGAAACGGCTTTGCCGAACCAGGCGCAAAAAGGGAAGGCGACGGGAAAACCCCATCCGGTGTTTACCCCCTCTTGTACGCTTTTGGCTACGCTCACGAGATCAACACGAAAATGCCTTACCGACAAGCCGGAGAGAACGACATCTGGGTCAACGATCCCTCTTCTCTAGATTACAACAAATGGGTTAGGCAAGGAGAAACAACGGCTATTTCTTTTGAAAATATGAAACGTAAAGACGGATTTTACAGGTACGGTGTCGTAATCGGTCATAACATTGATCCGGTAGTCAGAGGCCATGGAAGCGCCATATTCCTACATGTGTGGAAAAGGCGCGACGCACCCACTTCAGGCTGCGTAGCAATGGCTCAAAAAAACTTGGTACACATTCTTGGATGGCTTGATCCTTTGAAAAAACCGCTCATTATAATGGGAACCAAAGAAGCTCTTATTAAATTTGACGAAATGAGTTGGATATAACTCGGTATCTTCCCGTTGACTCTTCCTTTGCCATTTTTATGTTTTATCTTCGCCTGACAATATTGCGTATTCGAATCCGTCGAGAAGGGCGACGAAAGACGCCATATTGATATTCGGTGAGATAGCGGCCACGCTCCATATCACTGAACCGTCGGTAAATATGATGGACACCCCGACATGGGCCGCCGTTCCTGTTTTAGATTCATGTATTCTCGACGAAAAATCGACCAACTTGACGTCTTGAATGACGGGAAAAATCGACGCGAGAGATTTCTTCAGCACATTGGCAAGCGCATCAACAGGCCCAACTCCAGTCGACGCCTCATGCATCTCTTTGTCTGCAGTCCTGATAATTACTGTTGCCTCCGGCCTCAATCCATCATCAATAAGCCTATAGGTTCCCACGACCTCAAAAGGACTCTGGTAGCCATCAAGAGAGCGAAGGATATTAAGTTCTTTTGTCCCATCCCGTATGTCAAGAAACCGTTTCACTCAGCTTTCTCCTCTTCAATCAGCAGCTTGTAATCTATACTGTCCACAAGCGCCTGCCAGCTTGCCTCTATGATGTTCTCCGATACCCCGACAGTTCCCCATGATTGCTTTCCATCACTGCTTTCTATAAGAACCCGTGTGGGAGCCTCGGTTCCATCCTTGGCGGACAGAACCCTCACCTTGTAATCAACCAACTCCATCTCCATGAGAACAGGGTAAATCTTGCAGAGGGCCTTCCTCAGGGCATTGTCAAGGGCGTTTACCGGACCGGTCCCGAGAGCGGCGGTGTGCTCAATCCTGTCGTTGACCTTGACCAGTATTGTCGCTTCGCAGACAGGGTGATTCTTCTCTTTTTTCTCTGTGATGATCCTGAACCCAACAAGGTCGAAATACTTTTTGTGGATACCAAGTGATTTTTTTATGAGAAGTTCAAGGGAACCTTCCGCACCCTCAAACTGGTACCCGAACATTTCGAGTTCCTTGACTTTTCTCGCAACCTCTTTCGCAAGCTTCTTGTCTTTATCTATATCAATATTAAATTCCCTCGCCTTGTAAAGGATGCTACTCTCTCCTGAAAGATCTGAGATAAGCACTCTTTGAACATTGCCAACAAGGGCGGGCTTTATGTGTTCATACGTCTCCGGATTTCTCCTTATGGCACTCACATGGATACCGCCTTTATGCGCGAAAGCGCTCTCCCCTACATATGGTCTGTGCTTGTCAGGAATGAAATTTGCCATTTCATCAACAAAAAGGCTCAGTTCCCGAAGTCTTAAAAGGCCTTCCTCCTCTATGCCTCCGCATCCCATCTTGAGGGTCACACTCGGTATTATTGAGCAAAGATTAGCATTACCACAACGCTCTCCATACCCATTGATCGTGCCCTGGACATGCTCGCATCCCGCGCGCACGGCCATAAGGCTATTAGCAACTGCCATTTCTGTATCGTTGTGAGTATGTATTCCTAATTTACACTTGATTGATGCGCTCACGATCGTCACAACGTCGAATACGTCATAGGGCATGCTCCCCCCGTTGGTATCACAAAGAACCAGGACGTCAGCTCCTGAGTCACGCGCCACGGTCAGGACTTTCACGGCATATGCCCTGTTCCTGCGATACCCGTCAAAGAAATGCTCTGCGTCAAAAAATACGGTCTTGCCGCAATTCTTCAGATAACGGATCGTGCCCTCGACCATCTTCAGGTTGGTGTCCAAGCTGACTTTCAATGCGTCCCTAACGTGGAGATCCCAGCTTTTCCCCACAATGGTCACATACTCGGTTTCAGCGTCTAGCACCGACCGTATAACCTCGTCGTCTTCTGGCCTCGTGTGGGCCTTCATTGTCATGCTGAATGCTACAACCTTCGATTGTCGAAGTTGCAGATTTTTTACTTCCTTGAAATAGCTGAGGTCTTTCGGATTTGATCCCGGCCAGCCCCCTTCGATATAATGAATTCCAAATTCATCCAGCTTCTCTGTGATTCTCAATTTGTCCGTAAGGGAAAATGCGATATCTTCAGACTGAGCTCCGTCGCGAAGCGTGGTGTCGTAAAACTCAACCCTCACTGCTCCTCCCTGACTTCTCCGGCATCGAGCCCAAATGCAGTATGGAGCGCCCTCACAGCCAACTCCCCGTATTTGCTTTCCAGCACGCAGGAGATCTTGATCTCTGACGTGGTAATTGCCTCAATATTTATACCCTCGGCAGCAAGAACGGAGAACATATTCGATGCTATTCCGGCGTGGGATATCATGCCACGGCCAACGATGCTCACTTTTGCTATATTATCGTCCATGGTCACCTTTTCGGCTCCCACTTCTTTTACCTTTTCCTCCATAATCTTATACGCCTTCTTTGCGTCGGCCTTTGATGTGGTGAAAGTAATATCCGTTAAACTGCTGCGGCTCACGTTCTGCACGATTACGTCCACAACAATATTAGCATCGGAAAGAGCGGTAAATATGTCGGCCGCGATTCCGGGCTTGTCCGGAACGGCACTTACCGTGATCTTTGCTTCGTTCTTGCTGTATGTAACACCGGAAACTACCACTTTTTCCATTGGCATACTTCCCTCCTCGCATACGAGTGTCCCTTTGCCCTCTTCTAAAGAAGATTTCACAAGGATCGGAACATTATATTTTTGAGCCAGCTCAACCGATCTTATCTGTAGCACCTTGGCTCCCAAGCCTGCCATTTCCAGCATCTCATCATAGGATATCTTATCAAGTCTCTGCGCCTTATCGCATATATTGGGATCTGTAGTATACACACCATCCACATCCGTGTAAATTTCACATACGTCTGCGTTGAGACTCGCAGCAAGGGCCACACCAGTGGTATC
Coding sequences:
- a CDS encoding segregation/condensation protein A — protein: MSASLTPLEVSVECYEGPLAVLVTLIRKNKVSIWEVPLASITERFLQYVELVAEMNLRIAEDFIEMASLLIFIKSKMLLPVEDRDQENSHEEELVERIIEYEKIKEMSNAIAALPMLNRDLFVRGLKTINREADYDLLELSHMFFELMTNKEERYIEIKEIRPTLEEKMTTLKAMLEASGLYVWSIDGGEGQNEKIATILGMLELTKTKFATLLQRRPFGKVILRKRDYNEHITKGGLHVEG
- the sppA gene encoding signal peptide peptidase SppA, whose protein sequence is MSRGKKTIFFLVIIVTLVFVGAFAIGVVGKGSGEKFGVVEIEGVITQSGDTMADMVRFSEDASIKGVIVRINSPGGSVGPTQEIYREMIKLREKKKVFVSMGGICASGGYYIASAGEKIYASPSTITGSIGVIMEQMVIEDLLKKIGVQPNTLKAGEYKNVGSPFKKMTSKEREYLDRIMTSIHEQFISDVAVGRKMDVESVRKLSDGRIYTGTQAKEAKLVDNIGTLYDCRDDLKTTLNIKRKPVLIYGKRPFSFAKWFFSSFAREMISQSTASPFKFLFKGNAGF
- a CDS encoding L,D-transpeptidase family protein, producing the protein MISIPFFVLALLASSHVVLASLRTTDPPMFLTSCSFAGIPLQSAQLLIVAGNKSRLNSVAVYAAKRKPYGWIASFPPIDATIGRNGFAEPGAKREGDGKTPSGVYPLLYAFGYAHEINTKMPYRQAGENDIWVNDPSSLDYNKWVRQGETTAISFENMKRKDGFYRYGVVIGHNIDPVVRGHGSAIFLHVWKRRDAPTSGCVAMAQKNLVHILGWLDPLKKPLIIMGTKEALIKFDEMSWI
- the cimA gene encoding citramalate synthase, whose product is MRVEFYDTTLRDGAQSEDIAFSLTDKLRITEKLDEFGIHYIEGGWPGSNPKDLSYFKEVKNLQLRQSKVVAFSMTMKAHTRPEDDEVIRSVLDAETEYVTIVGKSWDLHVRDALKVSLDTNLKMVEGTIRYLKNCGKTVFFDAEHFFDGYRRNRAYAVKVLTVARDSGADVLVLCDTNGGSMPYDVFDVVTIVSASIKCKLGIHTHNDTEMAVANSLMAVRAGCEHVQGTINGYGERCGNANLCSIIPSVTLKMGCGGIEEEGLLRLRELSLFVDEMANFIPDKHRPYVGESAFAHKGGIHVSAIRRNPETYEHIKPALVGNVQRVLISDLSGESSILYKAREFNIDIDKDKKLAKEVARKVKELEMFGYQFEGAEGSLELLIKKSLGIHKKYFDLVGFRIITEKKEKNHPVCEATILVKVNDRIEHTAALGTGPVNALDNALRKALCKIYPVLMEMELVDYKVRVLSAKDGTEAPTRVLIESSDGKQSWGTVGVSENIIEASWQALVDSIDYKLLIEEEKAE
- a CDS encoding aspartate kinase — its product is MLVVQKYGGTSVRDIERIRNVAKRAIDYKSRGNDMVIVVSAMAGETDRLLNFANQISKFPDEREVDVLISTGEQVTSALLTLTLKEMGNDAVSVLGYQVRIITDSKFGKARIDRLEKERILAELKLGKIVVVPGFQGVDENGNITTLGRGGSDTTGVALAASLNADVCEIYTDVDGVYTTDPNICDKAQRLDKISYDEMLEMAGLGAKVLQIRSVELAQKYNVPILVKSSLEEGKGTLVCEEGSMPMEKVVVSGVTYSKNEAKITVSAVPDKPGIAADIFTALSDANIVVDVIVQNVSRSSLTDITFTTSKADAKKAYKIMEEKVKEVGAEKVTMDDNIAKVSIVGRGMISHAGIASNMFSVLAAEGINIEAITTSEIKISCVLESKYGELAVRALHTAFGLDAGEVREEQ